One window of Halopseudomonas maritima genomic DNA carries:
- a CDS encoding phospholipase D-like domain-containing protein, whose amino-acid sequence MDFQQLDQVLRDSVADLRMSNEERVELRELGSGLEPDRIRFLRNRAFALVRELAAEPENVMSALKWLEQVVKTLDTSQANEVQVASAHFSPGESCRRRILDLCNQVRDSLSICVFTISDDRLSRAVLACHQRGVKVRIISDHEKQHDMGSDIAMLRDEGIPLRVDPGPYHMHHKFALFDDRILLNGSFNWTRSASDYNQENLLVIDHVPLVADYVREFEGLWQRFAV is encoded by the coding sequence ATGGACTTTCAGCAACTTGACCAGGTGTTGCGCGACAGCGTGGCCGATTTGCGTATGAGCAATGAGGAGCGAGTGGAGCTGCGAGAGCTGGGCAGTGGTCTCGAACCTGACCGCATCCGTTTTTTGCGCAATCGCGCCTTTGCACTGGTACGAGAGCTTGCAGCCGAGCCGGAAAACGTGATGTCGGCACTGAAATGGCTTGAACAGGTGGTGAAGACGTTGGACACCTCGCAGGCAAACGAGGTGCAGGTGGCCAGTGCCCATTTCAGCCCGGGCGAGAGCTGCCGGCGGCGGATTCTGGACTTGTGCAACCAGGTGCGTGACAGCCTGAGTATCTGCGTCTTCACCATCTCCGATGATCGCCTCAGCCGCGCAGTGCTGGCCTGCCATCAACGCGGGGTCAAGGTGCGAATCATCAGCGACCATGAGAAGCAGCACGACATGGGCAGCGATATCGCCATGCTGCGTGATGAAGGTATTCCGCTGCGGGTCGATCCCGGCCCCTACCACATGCACCACAAGTTCGCCCTGTTTGATGATCGAATCCTGCTCAACGGCAGTTTCAACTGGACGCGCAGCGCCAGTGATTACAACCAGGAGAACCTGCTGGTGATCGACCATGTGCCGCTGGTCGCCGATTACGTACGTGAGTTCGAAGGCCTCTGGCAGCGTTTCGCGGTGTGA
- a CDS encoding YaeQ family protein codes for MALQATPYKVQLNITDTDLGVYETVRMTVARHPSETEERLAVRLLAYALWYQERLAFGRGLSDVDEPALWLKTLDDRVEHWIEVGQPDAERMTWCSRRAQKVSVLVYGSTRVWQNKQLSAVATLGNLNVAALAEEPLQALATDLPRSIDWGVMISDGVLYVSDGDQQHELPLEWLQGQR; via the coding sequence ATGGCATTGCAGGCAACTCCCTACAAGGTTCAGCTGAACATTACCGATACCGATCTGGGTGTGTACGAGACGGTACGCATGACCGTTGCCCGTCATCCGTCGGAGACCGAGGAACGTCTGGCGGTGCGACTGCTGGCCTATGCGCTGTGGTATCAGGAGCGCCTAGCTTTTGGCCGTGGGCTGTCGGATGTCGACGAGCCTGCGTTGTGGCTCAAGACCCTGGATGATCGCGTCGAGCACTGGATTGAGGTTGGCCAGCCGGATGCCGAGCGCATGACCTGGTGCTCGCGTCGCGCCCAGAAAGTGTCCGTGCTGGTGTACGGCAGTACCCGGGTCTGGCAGAACAAGCAGCTGTCAGCGGTCGCAACCCTGGGCAATCTGAATGTGGCGGCGCTTGCTGAAGAGCCGTTGCAGGCGCTCGCGACTGATCTGCCGCGCAGCATCGATTGGGGCGTCATGATCAGCGACGGCGTGCTGTACGTGAGTGATGGCGATCAGCAGCACGAGCTGCCGCTGGAGTGGTTGCAGGGTCAGCGCTAA
- the recJ gene encoding single-stranded-DNA-specific exonuclease RecJ: protein MRIETRPLPDVMPALGELPPLLSRLYAARGVLSETELDRRLQALLPYSGLRGIEQAVAVLESALRERRSILIVGDFDADGATASSVAVLALRQLGAAQVDYLVPNRFEYGYGLTPEIVEVALTRSPDLLVTVDNGISSIDGVAAAKAAGLQVVVTDHHLPGAELPRADAIVNPSQPGCDFASKAMAGVGVIFYVMLALRAALRESGWFVETGRAEPNLAELLDLVALGTVADVVPLDANNRIMVHQGLARIRAGRCRPGIRALLEVAGRPRERLVSTDLGFIVGPRLNAAGRLDDISLGIECLLTEDEGLALDMARELDGLNRDRKAIERDMQQQALKTLEAMQLDEQDLPFGLCLFDAEWHQGVIGILASRLKERFHRPVIAFADAGDGMIKGSARSIAGLHIRDALDAVAARHPNLLNKFGGHAMAAGMTLREADFPAFAEAFDAEVRRQLQPADLAGRLLSDGQLEATELSLEMAASLREAGPWGQHFPEPLFHGEFEVLQQRLVGERHLKMVLRVAASAEVLDAIAFNIDPHVWPDPAVQRVLLAYTLDINEFRGRRSLQLMVRHLEPC from the coding sequence ATGCGTATCGAGACCCGTCCACTGCCGGATGTCATGCCTGCGCTGGGGGAGCTGCCACCGCTGCTGAGTCGGCTCTACGCTGCCCGTGGTGTGCTCAGTGAGACGGAGCTGGATCGCCGCCTGCAGGCACTGCTGCCTTACAGCGGCCTGCGGGGCATTGAGCAGGCGGTTGCCGTGCTCGAATCAGCACTGCGCGAGCGGCGCTCGATACTGATCGTTGGCGACTTTGATGCTGACGGCGCTACCGCCAGCAGTGTCGCGGTGCTGGCGCTGCGCCAGCTGGGCGCGGCGCAGGTTGATTATCTGGTGCCAAACCGCTTCGAGTACGGCTACGGTCTCACGCCCGAGATCGTTGAGGTTGCCCTGACACGCAGCCCCGACCTGCTGGTCACCGTGGATAACGGTATTTCCAGCATCGATGGCGTAGCGGCAGCCAAAGCTGCAGGCCTGCAGGTTGTGGTCACCGACCATCACTTGCCGGGTGCCGAGCTGCCCCGGGCGGACGCTATCGTCAACCCGAGCCAGCCAGGCTGCGACTTTGCGAGCAAGGCCATGGCGGGTGTCGGGGTCATCTTCTATGTGATGCTCGCGCTGCGCGCAGCGCTGCGTGAGAGCGGCTGGTTTGTCGAGACCGGCCGTGCTGAACCCAATCTGGCCGAACTGTTGGACCTGGTCGCACTGGGTACCGTGGCGGACGTGGTGCCGCTGGATGCCAATAACCGCATTATGGTGCACCAGGGGCTGGCGCGTATTCGGGCTGGCCGCTGCCGCCCCGGTATTCGTGCGCTGCTTGAGGTTGCCGGCAGACCGCGCGAGCGTCTGGTGTCAACCGATCTGGGCTTTATTGTCGGTCCGCGTCTGAATGCGGCGGGGCGCCTGGACGATATCAGCCTGGGTATCGAGTGCCTGCTGACCGAGGACGAGGGGCTGGCGCTGGACATGGCCCGTGAGCTGGATGGTCTCAACCGCGACCGTAAGGCGATCGAGCGAGACATGCAGCAGCAGGCGCTGAAAACCCTCGAAGCTATGCAGCTCGATGAACAGGATCTGCCCTTCGGGTTGTGCCTGTTTGATGCCGAGTGGCATCAGGGCGTTATCGGCATTCTCGCCTCGCGTCTGAAAGAGCGTTTTCATCGGCCGGTGATCGCCTTTGCCGATGCGGGCGACGGGATGATCAAGGGCTCGGCACGCTCTATTGCAGGTCTGCACATCCGCGATGCGCTGGATGCGGTAGCGGCTCGTCATCCCAATTTGCTCAACAAGTTTGGTGGCCACGCCATGGCTGCCGGTATGACGTTGCGCGAGGCGGACTTCCCGGCCTTTGCCGAAGCCTTCGATGCCGAGGTGCGTCGTCAGCTGCAACCGGCGGACCTGGCCGGCCGGCTGCTGTCCGACGGCCAACTGGAGGCTACCGAGCTGTCGCTGGAGATGGCCGCTTCATTGCGTGAAGCCGGTCCTTGGGGGCAGCATTTTCCCGAGCCGCTGTTTCATGGCGAATTTGAGGTGCTACAGCAGCGTCTGGTCGGTGAGCGGCATCTGAAGATGGTGCTGCGCGTTGCAGCCAGCGCTGAGGTGCTGGACGCCATTGCCTTCAACATTGATCCGCACGTTTGGCCCGACCCTGCCGTGCAGCGCGTGCTGTTGGCTTACACGCTGGACATCAACGAGTTTCGCGGGCGCCGCAGCCTGCAGTTGATGGTTCGTCACCTGGAGCCTTGCTAG
- a CDS encoding IS481 family transposase has translation MNNHKNARLTVHGRALLITRILEDGLRPCEAAQAMGVSLRTAYKWLARYKNEGHDGLHNRSSRPRYCPHETPPDQQQQIIEQRRERRVYRHISAQVGVSVATIGRVLRRAGLNRLSALEPARPTNRYEHDNPGDLLHLDIKKLARFRRPGHRVTGEFKGKSHGAGWEYIHIAIDDHSRVAWATTHPDETAASAWRALTSAIRYYRSLGIRIQRLLTDNGSCYRSALFARACRRLGLKHGRTQPYTPRTNGKAERWIQTALREWAYARSYDDSEQRADHLNAWLHQYNWHRPHSAIGDLPPISRLPKMNNLLALHT, from the coding sequence ATGAACAATCACAAAAATGCCCGATTAACTGTCCATGGTCGAGCCCTTTTGATCACTCGTATCCTTGAAGATGGTCTGCGCCCCTGCGAAGCTGCACAAGCGATGGGGGTCAGCCTGCGTACCGCTTACAAGTGGCTCGCGCGCTACAAAAACGAAGGCCACGACGGGCTGCACAATCGTTCTTCCCGACCTCGCTATTGCCCGCATGAAACGCCACCTGATCAGCAACAGCAGATCATTGAACAGCGCCGCGAGCGCCGAGTTTATAGGCATATCAGCGCCCAGGTAGGCGTGAGCGTCGCCACTATCGGCCGAGTTTTACGACGAGCTGGCCTGAACCGGCTGAGTGCGCTTGAGCCTGCGCGGCCGACCAATCGATATGAGCACGACAACCCTGGCGACCTGTTGCACTTGGATATCAAGAAGCTGGCACGCTTCCGGCGCCCCGGTCACCGTGTCACAGGTGAGTTCAAAGGGAAGTCGCACGGCGCAGGCTGGGAGTACATCCACATAGCCATTGACGACCATAGCCGTGTTGCGTGGGCAACGACTCATCCTGACGAGACGGCTGCCAGTGCATGGCGTGCGCTGACTAGCGCCATTCGCTACTACCGGTCACTCGGGATACGTATTCAGCGCTTGCTGACGGACAACGGTAGCTGCTATCGCTCCGCGCTGTTTGCACGCGCTTGCCGACGACTGGGGCTCAAGCATGGCCGCACGCAGCCCTATACGCCACGAACCAACGGCAAGGCCGAGCGCTGGATACAAACGGCATTACGGGAGTGGGCTTATGCTCGTTCTTACGACGACTCTGAGCAAAGAGCAGATCATCTAAATGCATGGCTACATCAGTACAACTGGCATCGCCCACACTCAGCTATCGGTGATCTGCCACCTATCAGCAGGCTGCCGAAGATGAACAACCTACTGGCTTTACACACCTAG